A region of Streptomyces halobius DNA encodes the following proteins:
- a CDS encoding tyrosine-type recombinase/integrase: MAFQAARNTRGELIRDEKGDPVARKDAEEPPEEIARALAWIAKHSIKVTDLNDSDTLRRALTALSMKLYGKKAAENTVRRKRSSFSNALRYAVERELLASNPLSRVDWDPPATDDEVDFRYVPNPAPARALLEAVRVQGQRGGHLHGFFGCMYYAAMRPSEVAQLNKRDCKLPASGWGELVLSQSRPEVGAGWTDDGKSYEIRGLKRRARKTTRPVPIPPVLVALLRQHMETYSPASDGRLFTAARGGRVRSTEYADIWQQARKKALSAEEVATPLADVPYSLRHAGVSLWIKAGVDPAEVARRAGHSIAVLWKFYAKILRGQEQRSNELIDSALEADSQDQE, translated from the coding sequence GTGGCGTTCCAGGCCGCCAGGAACACCCGAGGGGAGCTGATCCGCGACGAGAAGGGGGACCCGGTTGCCCGGAAGGATGCAGAAGAACCACCGGAAGAGATCGCGAGGGCACTGGCCTGGATCGCCAAGCACTCGATCAAGGTGACCGATCTGAACGACTCGGACACCCTGCGGCGAGCGCTCACGGCCTTGTCAATGAAGTTGTACGGCAAGAAGGCGGCTGAGAACACGGTCAGGCGCAAGCGAAGCTCCTTCAGCAACGCTCTGCGATACGCCGTTGAACGAGAACTCTTGGCCAGCAACCCGCTCTCCCGCGTCGACTGGGATCCGCCGGCGACCGACGACGAAGTGGACTTCCGCTACGTGCCGAATCCGGCGCCAGCGCGGGCACTGCTGGAGGCAGTGCGGGTCCAAGGCCAGCGCGGTGGGCACCTCCACGGGTTCTTCGGTTGCATGTACTACGCCGCTATGCGTCCGTCGGAGGTTGCGCAGCTCAACAAACGGGACTGCAAGCTGCCTGCGTCAGGCTGGGGCGAACTCGTTCTGAGCCAGAGTCGTCCGGAAGTGGGCGCAGGGTGGACGGACGACGGCAAGTCGTACGAGATCCGCGGGCTCAAGCGGAGGGCCCGCAAGACCACCCGGCCGGTCCCGATCCCGCCCGTCCTCGTGGCGCTGCTCCGCCAGCACATGGAGACGTACAGCCCCGCATCCGACGGCCGCCTGTTCACCGCGGCTCGGGGAGGTCGTGTGAGGTCCACCGAATACGCCGACATCTGGCAGCAGGCCCGCAAGAAGGCGCTTTCCGCCGAGGAGGTAGCAACTCCGCTTGCAGACGTGCCGTACTCCCTGCGGCACGCTGGCGTATCGCTCTGGATCAAAGCCGGAGTTGACCCGGCGGAAGTCGCGAGGCGGGCAGGCCACAGCATCGCAGTTCTGTGGAAGTTTTACGCGAAGATCCTTCGCGGTCAGGAGCAACGCTCGAACGAGCTCATCGACTCGGCCCTGGAAGCCGATTCTCAGGACCAGGAGTAG
- a CDS encoding S1C family serine protease — protein MSTENEGAVGPSEAKPPTEPLASDSAPASASGAQTPDTVHMPTTPPAAPPPPDFTPTAAAGPHGPAAPGGGIPGDQDRTATMAAHPQQPGGPHPGGGWGQPPYGGGGDPWGVPGGPAPKKRNGGLIAAVLAAALVAGGVGGGIGYWAAGRDGTASTTVTAPGNPEALNRKPTSVSGIAQKALPSVVTIEAQGITGEGGTGTGFVYDKQGHILTNNHVVAGAADGGGKLTVTFSNGKKYDAEAVGRAEGYDVAVIKLKNASDAVLKPLPLGRSADVQVGDATIAIGAPFGLSGTVTTGIISAKDRPVASSDGGGTSASYMSALQTDASINPGNSGGPLMDAGGNVIGINSAIQSAGSNGLGGEPQQSGSIGLGFAIPIDQAKRVAQDLIRTGRPIYPQIGVQVGMRDTGEGATIARTGNNGTDSVTPGGPADKAGLRPGDTITKLDDTVIDSGPTLISVIWQHKPGDRVTLTYERGGQEHTAEVTLGQRTGDK, from the coding sequence GTGAGCACCGAGAACGAGGGAGCCGTCGGCCCGTCGGAGGCCAAGCCGCCGACGGAGCCGCTGGCGTCGGACAGCGCCCCCGCGTCCGCCTCCGGCGCGCAGACTCCGGACACCGTGCACATGCCGACCACTCCCCCCGCGGCGCCCCCGCCGCCCGACTTCACACCGACCGCCGCAGCGGGCCCGCACGGTCCCGCTGCCCCGGGTGGCGGCATCCCGGGCGATCAGGACCGTACGGCGACCATGGCCGCGCACCCGCAGCAGCCGGGCGGGCCGCACCCGGGTGGCGGCTGGGGCCAGCCGCCCTACGGGGGCGGCGGTGACCCCTGGGGCGTGCCCGGCGGTCCCGCCCCCAAGAAGCGCAACGGCGGCCTGATCGCGGCCGTCCTGGCGGCCGCGCTGGTCGCGGGCGGGGTCGGCGGCGGCATCGGCTACTGGGCCGCGGGCCGCGACGGCACTGCCTCGACGACGGTCACCGCGCCCGGCAACCCGGAGGCCCTGAACCGCAAGCCCACCTCCGTCTCCGGGATAGCGCAGAAGGCGCTGCCCAGTGTGGTGACGATCGAGGCACAGGGGATCACCGGCGAGGGCGGCACCGGCACCGGCTTCGTCTACGACAAGCAGGGCCACATCCTCACCAACAACCACGTCGTCGCCGGCGCGGCCGACGGCGGCGGCAAGCTCACCGTGACGTTCTCCAACGGCAAGAAGTACGACGCCGAGGCCGTCGGCCGCGCCGAGGGCTACGACGTCGCGGTCATCAAGCTGAAGAACGCCTCGGACGCCGTGCTCAAGCCGCTGCCGCTCGGCCGGTCCGCCGACGTCCAGGTCGGCGACGCCACCATCGCGATCGGCGCCCCCTTCGGTCTCTCCGGCACCGTCACCACCGGCATCATCAGCGCCAAGGACCGCCCGGTGGCCTCCAGCGACGGCGGCGGCACCAGCGCCTCCTACATGAGCGCCCTGCAGACGGACGCGTCGATAAACCCCGGGAACTCCGGCGGCCCGCTGATGGACGCCGGCGGCAATGTGATCGGCATCAACTCCGCCATCCAGTCGGCCGGCAGCAACGGCCTGGGCGGCGAGCCCCAGCAGTCCGGCAGCATCGGGCTGGGCTTCGCGATCCCCATCGACCAGGCGAAGCGGGTGGCGCAGGACCTGATCAGGACCGGCCGGCCGATCTATCCGCAGATAGGCGTCCAGGTCGGCATGCGGGACACCGGCGAGGGCGCGACCATCGCCCGGACCGGAAACAACGGCACGGACTCGGTGACCCCGGGCGGCCCCGCCGACAAGGCCGGCCTCCGGCCCGGCGACACCATCACCAAGCTCGACGACACGGTGATCGACAGCGGTCCGACCCTGATCAGCGTGATCTGGCAGCACAAGCCCGGCGACCGCGTCACCCTCACCTACGAGCGCGGCGGCCAGGAGCACACCGCCGAGGTCACCCTGGGGCAGCGCACGGGCGACAAGTGA
- a CDS encoding glycerophosphodiester phosphodiesterase translates to MTYARPAQDTRSGPRPISVVAHRGASEDAPEHTLAAYKKAIEDGADALECDVRLTADGHLVCVHDWRVNRTSNGRGAVSALELADLATLDFGSWKVGVDDREAPDLQYDDPERTSVLTLERLLELVADADRRVELAVETKHPTRWAGQVEERLVELLGRFGHTKSAMGADRTPPVRVMSFSARSLHRVRAAAPHIPGVFLMQFLTPRHRDGRLPPGVGIAGPGIRILRAHPEYVAKAHAAGHHVHVWTVNDAADVELCRDLGVDAIITNRPKQVRKQLGLG, encoded by the coding sequence GTGACCTATGCACGCCCCGCCCAGGACACCCGTTCGGGTCCGCGCCCCATTTCCGTGGTAGCCCATCGAGGCGCCTCCGAGGACGCCCCGGAGCACACTCTGGCCGCCTACAAGAAGGCCATCGAGGACGGCGCGGACGCCCTGGAGTGCGATGTCCGGCTGACCGCCGACGGCCATCTGGTCTGCGTGCACGACTGGCGGGTGAACCGCACCTCCAACGGGCGCGGCGCCGTCTCCGCCCTGGAGCTGGCCGACCTCGCCACCCTCGACTTCGGCTCCTGGAAGGTAGGCGTGGACGACCGGGAGGCCCCGGACCTGCAGTACGACGACCCCGAGCGGACGTCCGTGCTCACCCTGGAGCGGCTGCTGGAGCTGGTCGCCGACGCGGACCGCCGGGTAGAGCTGGCCGTCGAGACCAAACACCCGACCCGATGGGCCGGACAGGTGGAGGAGCGACTGGTCGAGCTGCTCGGACGGTTCGGGCACACAAAATCGGCCATGGGCGCCGACCGGACGCCGCCGGTCCGGGTCATGAGCTTCTCGGCCCGTTCGCTGCACCGTGTACGGGCGGCCGCACCGCACATCCCCGGGGTCTTCCTGATGCAGTTCCTCACCCCACGGCACCGCGACGGCCGGCTGCCACCCGGCGTCGGCATCGCGGGCCCCGGCATCCGGATCCTGCGTGCGCACCCGGAATACGTCGCCAAGGCGCACGCCGCGGGCCACCACGTCCACGTATGGACGGTGAATGACGCGGCCGATGTCGAGCTGTGCCGGGATCTGGGCGTGGACGCCATCATCACCAATCGCCCCAAACAGGTACGAAAACAGCTCGGCCTTGGCTAA
- a CDS encoding ATP-binding protein, with amino-acid sequence MRHCDVIGRFPVQSNGASIPWRGAKEVSGVALVVAQEVPTSSIMAVPHGPTGVGMARRRMRAELLASGVQDTVVDDAVLILSELLSNSCRHARPIHENDSPHSVRGPARDTPPESVRASWRIDTQGRLMVSVTDGGGPTRPLPATPSVTAHGGRGLAIIRSLAKDWGVRDTAAGEVTVWAVLSLQGAFATRVDLATELAGDLTDGLTGELPGELPSSLGAERLPGLPPGLAFADFDDPA; translated from the coding sequence GTGCGTCACTGCGATGTCATTGGCCGGTTTCCGGTCCAGTCCAATGGGGCATCCATCCCCTGGCGTGGGGCAAAGGAGGTCTCGGGGGTGGCGTTGGTGGTGGCACAAGAGGTGCCGACGTCGTCGATCATGGCCGTACCCCATGGTCCGACGGGTGTGGGCATGGCCAGACGGCGCATGCGTGCAGAGCTGTTGGCAAGTGGAGTTCAGGACACAGTCGTCGATGACGCGGTCCTCATTCTTTCCGAACTGCTGAGCAATTCCTGTCGACATGCGCGTCCGATTCACGAGAACGACTCACCGCATTCCGTACGGGGCCCCGCGCGGGACACCCCGCCCGAATCCGTCCGTGCCTCCTGGCGCATCGACACCCAGGGCCGGCTGATGGTCTCGGTCACGGACGGCGGCGGTCCGACCCGCCCTCTTCCGGCCACTCCCTCCGTCACGGCACACGGCGGCCGCGGGCTGGCGATCATCCGGTCGCTCGCCAAGGATTGGGGCGTCCGCGACACCGCCGCGGGTGAGGTCACGGTCTGGGCGGTGCTCTCTCTTCAGGGCGCGTTCGCTACGCGCGTGGACCTGGCCACAGAACTGGCCGGCGACCTGACGGACGGTCTGACGGGCGAATTGCCGGGCGAGCTGCCGTCGTCGCTCGGCGCGGAACGGCTCCCCGGTCTGCCGCCCGGACTGGCCTTCGCGGACTTCGACGATCCGGCGTAG
- a CDS encoding DUF5926 family protein produces MAKKRRPQPRAAAPQTSGEVPVVGAREPCPCGSGRRYKACHGRSAAHAATELVQRPFEGLAGECDWVALRELVPAATAELTLKGGLPEGVPSVTLATVLPMAWPALRRDNGAVLLGLQNDTSSGDISRDLADTLQRALATKPGNPVAAGRAPSDGPRLQDLLDPDAPFEPTVHTGFEFWVENAENATGEVAASLERANAAAVPTARIPGLEGAYWCEAPEKNHLRWVTSHPEEKLLDALARLHAAGTSSLGEGTRLVGSFRAHGLIVPVWDLPSTMSAEDVAGPAAAFAERLTEALASHAPLTTDERRARGGLTNRQITLS; encoded by the coding sequence ATGGCAAAGAAGCGCCGTCCCCAGCCCCGTGCCGCAGCACCGCAGACGAGCGGGGAGGTGCCGGTCGTCGGCGCCCGTGAGCCCTGCCCCTGCGGCTCCGGCCGCCGCTACAAGGCATGTCACGGCCGGAGCGCGGCGCACGCCGCCACCGAGCTGGTCCAGCGGCCCTTCGAGGGCCTGGCCGGCGAATGCGACTGGGTGGCGCTGCGTGAGCTGGTGCCCGCCGCCACCGCCGAGTTGACACTGAAGGGCGGGCTGCCCGAGGGCGTCCCGTCCGTAACGCTGGCGACGGTGCTCCCGATGGCCTGGCCCGCGCTGCGCCGCGACAACGGCGCGGTCCTGCTCGGCCTGCAGAACGACACCTCCTCCGGCGACATCAGCCGCGACCTCGCGGACACCCTCCAGCGCGCGCTGGCCACGAAGCCGGGAAACCCGGTCGCCGCCGGACGGGCCCCCTCCGACGGCCCGCGGCTGCAGGATCTGCTGGACCCGGACGCACCGTTCGAGCCGACCGTCCACACCGGCTTCGAGTTCTGGGTGGAGAACGCCGAGAACGCCACCGGCGAGGTCGCCGCCTCCCTGGAGCGGGCCAACGCCGCGGCCGTCCCGACCGCCAGGATCCCCGGCCTGGAGGGCGCGTACTGGTGCGAGGCCCCCGAGAAGAACCATCTGCGCTGGGTGACCTCGCACCCCGAGGAGAAGCTGCTGGACGCGCTCGCCCGGCTGCACGCGGCCGGCACCTCCTCGCTGGGTGAAGGCACCCGGCTGGTGGGATCGTTCCGTGCCCACGGGCTGATCGTGCCGGTCTGGGATCTGCCGTCGACGATGAGCGCCGAGGACGTCGCGGGCCCGGCCGCCGCGTTCGCCGAACGGCTCACCGAGGCGCTCGCGTCACACGCCCCGCTGACCACCGACGAGCGCCGGGCACGCGGCGGGCTCACCAACCGACAGATCACCCTGAGCTGA
- a CDS encoding bifunctional DNA primase/polymerase has protein sequence MREILGRRRKLLFRRGGRSAPLGAALHCATEWQWPVLPGVGPRSGGRQHVGGRLGLGERATRPCGCPDPDCAVPGAHPFDPGLLAATTDARMVRWWWTNRPDAPVLLATGGRAPCAVSLPAVAGARALGALDHFGIRLGPVVATPTRWSLLVSPYDLAELGELLNAQEWVPSSLRFHGEGGYLVLPPSQIGAGKVRWERPPASPKLSTSPPLSASFERGDLHARGGRPPSAAPWLPKVATIVDALVRASTSTPDGGSRLAY, from the coding sequence ATGCGCGAGATCCTCGGAAGGCGACGCAAGCTCCTGTTCCGGCGCGGCGGAAGGTCGGCGCCGCTCGGTGCGGCGCTCCACTGCGCCACCGAGTGGCAGTGGCCCGTACTCCCCGGTGTGGGACCGCGGTCCGGCGGCCGGCAGCACGTCGGCGGTCGGCTCGGCCTCGGCGAGCGGGCCACCCGCCCCTGCGGCTGCCCCGACCCCGACTGCGCCGTGCCCGGCGCGCACCCCTTCGACCCCGGGCTGCTGGCGGCCACCACCGATGCCCGGATGGTGCGTTGGTGGTGGACGAACCGCCCCGACGCCCCGGTGCTGCTGGCCACCGGCGGCCGCGCGCCCTGCGCCGTGAGCCTGCCGGCGGTCGCCGGCGCCCGCGCCCTGGGGGCCTTGGACCACTTCGGCATCCGCCTCGGCCCGGTGGTGGCCACGCCCACCCGCTGGTCGCTGCTCGTATCGCCGTACGACCTCGCGGAGTTGGGCGAGCTGCTGAACGCGCAGGAGTGGGTGCCCAGTTCGCTGCGGTTCCACGGCGAGGGCGGCTATCTGGTGCTTCCGCCGTCCCAGATCGGCGCCGGCAAGGTGCGCTGGGAGCGGCCGCCGGCCTCCCCCAAGCTCTCAACTTCCCCCCCACTCTCCGCTTCGTTCGAGCGGGGGGACCTCCATGCGCGGGGGGGACGCCCACCGTCGGCCGCTCCCTGGCTGCCGAAGGTCGCCACCATCGTCGACGCGCTGGTCAGGGCGAGCACCAGCACACCGGACGGCGGCAGCCGACTCGCGTACTGA
- a CDS encoding PP2C family protein-serine/threonine phosphatase, with protein sequence MNAPHVPKVAGIEPSLPAPAHTADPLAPEAPADTPTDTSSDAAPGTASTSPDAAHGVVPPDVSPVDQLVAVQDRLAGWISDLSTLHDLTEHLARTRTLEDALHEMLRAGAYLVGAQRGLVVLEPADGQGPDTTIGLGLRRSDIGHIETIPRSALSYARILDGLPEPGADDTHGNADAAAGADARTEIAEPDIPGEKRLDPRLREVAARLGYAASYAVPLTAGPIGGIGAAVWLYDEPAEPTERQRHLIGLYRAHGAEHLALLVELHRSREAAATLREELLPSRLPRIPGVRLAVAHSAGPRGGGDWYDALPLPDGALGLAVGSVTGSGPSAVAAMGRLRASLRAYAVMEGEDPVAVLSDLELLLRLTEPARSATALFAFTEPPPGAPGGLPAPSMPAGPDDPFPRKLVLAGAGHCPPLILGDLRTEFVETSLSAPLGMLACWEAPSVEVSPAPGETLLLYSDGLLHRTGEPMDRAFARLHSAAAGVPKAARHDPEAIIDHILRTVLPQGLDDPTSEEDVVLLAAHFDE encoded by the coding sequence ATGAACGCCCCCCACGTCCCGAAAGTGGCCGGAATCGAACCTTCCCTTCCGGCCCCCGCGCACACTGCCGACCCGCTCGCCCCGGAGGCCCCCGCGGACACCCCCACGGACACCTCGTCCGACGCCGCTCCGGGCACTGCGAGCACCTCTCCGGACGCCGCCCATGGCGTCGTCCCCCCGGATGTCTCCCCCGTCGACCAGCTCGTCGCCGTCCAGGACCGGCTGGCCGGATGGATCTCCGACCTCAGCACGCTGCACGATCTCACCGAACACCTCGCGCGCACCCGGACGTTGGAGGACGCCCTCCACGAGATGCTCCGGGCCGGTGCGTATCTGGTCGGCGCGCAGCGCGGCCTGGTCGTCCTCGAACCGGCCGACGGACAGGGCCCGGACACCACCATCGGCCTCGGCCTCCGCCGGTCCGACATCGGTCATATCGAGACCATCCCGCGCAGCGCGCTGTCGTACGCGCGGATACTGGACGGCCTGCCCGAGCCGGGCGCCGACGACACCCACGGGAACGCCGACGCGGCGGCCGGGGCCGACGCCCGTACCGAGATCGCCGAGCCGGACATCCCCGGTGAGAAGCGCCTCGATCCCCGCCTGCGCGAGGTCGCCGCCCGCCTCGGCTACGCCGCCAGCTACGCCGTCCCCCTGACCGCCGGCCCGATCGGCGGAATCGGCGCCGCGGTCTGGCTCTACGACGAGCCCGCGGAGCCCACCGAGCGCCAGCGGCACCTCATCGGCCTCTACCGGGCGCATGGCGCGGAGCACCTTGCCCTCCTCGTCGAGCTCCACCGCAGCCGGGAGGCCGCGGCGACGCTCCGTGAGGAGCTGCTGCCGAGCCGGCTGCCGCGGATCCCCGGCGTACGGCTGGCGGTGGCGCACAGCGCCGGGCCGCGCGGCGGCGGCGACTGGTACGACGCGCTGCCGCTGCCCGACGGCGCGCTGGGCCTCGCGGTCGGGTCGGTCACCGGGTCCGGGCCGAGCGCGGTGGCGGCCATGGGACGGCTGCGCGCCTCGCTGCGTGCGTATGCCGTCATGGAGGGTGAGGATCCGGTCGCGGTCCTCTCCGACCTGGAGCTGCTGCTGCGGCTGACCGAGCCGGCCCGCAGCGCGACCGCGCTGTTCGCCTTCACCGAGCCGCCGCCCGGCGCACCGGGAGGGCTGCCCGCGCCGTCCATGCCGGCCGGCCCCGACGATCCGTTCCCGCGCAAGCTGGTGCTCGCCGGGGCGGGGCACTGCCCACCGCTGATCCTCGGCGATCTGCGGACCGAGTTCGTGGAGACGTCACTGTCCGCACCCCTGGGCATGCTCGCCTGCTGGGAAGCGCCGAGTGTCGAAGTCTCACCGGCTCCCGGTGAGACCTTGCTGCTTTACAGCGACGGGCTGCTGCACCGCACCGGTGAGCCCATGGACCGTGCCTTCGCCCGGCTGCACTCCGCCGCCGCGGGCGTACCCAAGGCGGCCCGGCACGATCCGGAGGCGATCATCGATCACATTCTGCGGACCGTGCTGCCGCAGGGCCTGGACGATCCCACGTCGGAGGAGGACGTGGTGCTGCTCGCGGCCCACTTCGACGAGTAG
- a CDS encoding aminopeptidase P family protein: MTDALTPETPAEDEQPIKQRKNGLYPGVSDELAENMKSGWADTELRDLQPIEQAPNAAQRRTALSRRFPGERLVIPAGNLKTRSNDTEYPFRASTEYVYLTGDQTDDSVLVLEPRTGGDEGHDATIYRLPRSNRENGEFWLNGMGELWVGRRHSLAESEALLGVPCKDVRDLAAALTEATGPVRVVRGHDAGIEAALTDKVTAERDEELRVYLSEARLIKDEFEIGELQKAVDSTVRGFEDVVKVLDKAEATSERYIEGTFFLRARVEGNDVGYGSICAAGPHATTLHWVRNDGPVRSGELLLLDAGVETHTLYTADVTRTLPVNGRFTDFQRRIYDAVYEAQEAGIAAVRPGAKYRDFHDAAQRVLAAKLVAWGLVEGPVERVLDLGLQRRWTLHGTGHMLGLDVHDCAVARTESYVAGTLEPGMVLTVEPGLYFQADDLTVPEEYRGIGVRIEDDILVTEDGNRNLSAALPRTSTAVEEWMAGLPAK, encoded by the coding sequence GTGACCGACGCGCTCACACCGGAGACCCCGGCCGAGGACGAGCAGCCGATCAAGCAGCGCAAGAACGGCCTTTACCCGGGCGTATCGGACGAGCTCGCGGAGAACATGAAGAGCGGCTGGGCCGATACCGAGCTGCGTGATCTCCAGCCGATCGAGCAGGCCCCCAACGCCGCTCAGCGCCGTACCGCGCTGTCCCGGCGGTTCCCCGGTGAGCGCCTGGTGATCCCGGCGGGCAATCTCAAGACCCGCTCCAACGACACCGAGTACCCGTTCCGTGCGTCGACGGAGTATGTCTACCTCACCGGCGACCAGACCGACGACAGCGTCCTCGTCCTGGAGCCGCGCACCGGCGGTGACGAGGGCCATGACGCGACGATCTACCGGCTGCCGCGCTCCAACCGCGAGAACGGTGAGTTCTGGCTGAACGGCATGGGCGAGCTGTGGGTCGGCCGCCGCCACAGCCTCGCCGAGTCCGAGGCACTGCTCGGCGTTCCCTGCAAGGACGTCCGCGATCTCGCCGCGGCGCTGACCGAGGCCACCGGACCGGTCCGCGTCGTCCGCGGCCATGACGCCGGCATCGAGGCCGCGCTGACCGACAAGGTCACCGCCGAGCGCGATGAGGAGCTGCGGGTCTACCTCTCCGAGGCGCGACTGATCAAGGACGAGTTCGAGATCGGCGAGCTGCAGAAGGCCGTCGACTCCACCGTCCGCGGCTTCGAGGACGTCGTAAAGGTCCTGGACAAGGCCGAGGCGACCAGCGAGCGCTACATCGAGGGAACATTCTTCCTGCGCGCCCGCGTCGAGGGCAATGACGTCGGCTACGGCTCCATCTGCGCCGCCGGCCCGCACGCCACCACCCTCCACTGGGTCCGCAACGACGGCCCGGTCCGCTCCGGCGAGCTGCTGCTCCTGGACGCCGGCGTGGAGACCCACACCCTCTACACCGCGGACGTCACCCGCACCCTGCCGGTCAACGGCCGCTTCACCGACTTCCAGCGCAGGATCTACGACGCGGTGTACGAGGCCCAGGAGGCCGGTATCGCGGCGGTCAGGCCGGGCGCGAAGTACCGCGACTTCCATGACGCCGCCCAGCGGGTGCTCGCCGCGAAGCTCGTCGCATGGGGCCTGGTCGAGGGCCCGGTCGAGCGGGTGCTGGACCTCGGACTGCAGCGCCGATGGACCCTGCACGGCACCGGCCACATGCTCGGCCTGGACGTCCACGACTGCGCGGTGGCCCGCACCGAGTCGTATGTCGCGGGCACCCTGGAGCCCGGCATGGTGCTCACCGTCGAGCCAGGTCTGTACTTCCAGGCGGACGATCTGACGGTGCCCGAGGAGTACCGGGGCATCGGTGTCCGCATCGAGGACGACATCCTCGTCACGGAGGACGGCAACCGGAATCTGTCGGCCGCGCTGCCCCGTACCTCCACCGCGGTGGAGGAGTGGATGGCGGGCCTGCCGGCCAAGTAG
- a CDS encoding ATP-binding protein, with protein MSIWWSLHLRRDAASVPLARRLLLGTMETAGVDPDICYDLSVALSEACANAVEHAGDTATEDYRVTAFIDGDTCRIEVTDSGPGFHRPRTPAPPHPSTERAPVPTPAQAPADAEDGRGLFLIEALTDHVRYRNRPGRRGAVVSFDKILKWREGAALPMAS; from the coding sequence ATGAGCATCTGGTGGTCCCTCCATCTGCGCCGCGATGCTGCGAGCGTGCCGCTCGCCCGTCGGCTGCTGCTGGGCACGATGGAGACGGCCGGCGTCGACCCGGACATCTGCTACGACCTGTCGGTGGCCCTCTCCGAAGCCTGCGCGAACGCCGTCGAACACGCCGGAGACACCGCCACGGAGGACTACCGCGTCACGGCCTTCATCGACGGCGACACCTGCCGCATCGAAGTGACCGACTCGGGCCCCGGCTTCCACCGACCCCGAACCCCCGCCCCTCCCCATCCATCGACGGAGCGCGCCCCCGTCCCCACCCCCGCGCAAGCCCCCGCAGACGCCGAGGACGGCCGGGGGCTTTTTCTGATCGAGGCCCTCACCGACCACGTCCGCTACCGCAACCGCCCCGGCCGCCGGGGCGCGGTGGTCAGCTTCGACAAGATCCTCAAATGGCGCGAGGGGGCGGCGCTGCCGATGGCGTCGTGA
- a CDS encoding YcnI family copper-binding membrane protein: MDGTKRSAARRVARRLPVVGGIAAGSVLLLAAPAFAHVSVQPGEAEKGGYATVNFKVPNERDNASTVKLEVTLPTDHPLASVMPEPVPGWKVEVTKAKLDKPIEMHGEKINEAPSKITWTADGKGVAPGQFQQFPVSVGQLPEDADQLVFKALQTYSNKEVVRWIEPTKEGGPEPENPAPVLKLTAASGDGHHGAAGSADAKSAAKEGTADGQEAAGSDSTARVLAVVGIVVGIIGVGFGVFAGRRRSA, translated from the coding sequence ATGGACGGGACGAAGAGGAGTGCTGCGCGGCGGGTCGCCCGTCGGCTGCCCGTCGTCGGCGGGATCGCCGCCGGCAGCGTGCTGCTGCTCGCCGCCCCGGCGTTCGCGCACGTCAGCGTGCAGCCCGGCGAGGCCGAGAAGGGCGGCTACGCGACCGTCAACTTCAAGGTGCCCAACGAGCGCGACAACGCCTCGACGGTGAAGCTCGAGGTCACCCTGCCGACCGACCATCCGCTGGCGTCCGTGATGCCGGAGCCGGTGCCGGGCTGGAAGGTGGAGGTCACCAAGGCCAAGCTCGACAAGCCGATCGAGATGCACGGCGAGAAGATCAACGAGGCGCCCTCGAAGATCACTTGGACCGCGGACGGCAAGGGCGTCGCGCCCGGACAGTTCCAGCAGTTCCCGGTCTCCGTCGGGCAGCTTCCCGAGGACGCCGACCAGCTCGTCTTCAAGGCACTCCAGACGTACTCCAACAAGGAGGTCGTGCGCTGGATCGAGCCGACGAAGGAGGGCGGCCCGGAGCCGGAGAACCCCGCGCCGGTGCTCAAGCTCACCGCGGCGAGCGGGGACGGACACCACGGCGCGGCCGGCAGCGCGGACGCGAAGAGCGCCGCGAAGGAGGGCACGGCGGACGGCCAGGAGGCGGCGGGCAGTGACAGCACGGCACGCGTGCTGGCCGTCGTCGGCATCGTCGTAGGCATCATCGGAGTCGGATTCGGCGTGTTCGCCGGCCGGCGCCGCAGCGCCTGA